The Mytilus galloprovincialis chromosome 2, xbMytGall1.hap1.1, whole genome shotgun sequence genome has a window encoding:
- the LOC143064603 gene encoding uncharacterized protein LOC143064603: MMSEGCYIEVETNDRPSSCSKNSKAMILFIAVPLFILVVVVVVTVVVTQTTNNSTPPTTLSKLTGENAANKCLYYTPEDVVTEMKVDPFAGLCDIGSDSVNHHCNIDKDESSSHLCEKCTDGSKLPSFCFCDEKVHCVNDKKYGGRAADDYKKTCNWCADVFNNQFKHRGNASCSRRSQVVVNTACEGYDGFMCSVIKTRVCTLTDKRQNLKPCSRSNLMECFMKSKQSGKYYHCQHFKDSNVEERKDLKTCNLDATP; encoded by the exons GCCATGATATTATTCATAGCAGTGCCTTTATTTATACTGGTTGTGGTTGTGGTAGTGACAGTGGTAGTAACACAAACAACCAATAATTCAACACCACCAACAACACTTTCTAAATTAACTGGAGAAAACG ctGCAAATAAGTGCCTCTACTATACACCGGAAG atgTTGTGACAGAAATGAAAGTTGATCCATTTGCGGGATTATGCGATATAG GATCAGATTCTGTTAACCATCACTGTAACATTGATAAAGATGAATCAA GCAGCCATTTGTGCGAGAAGTGTACAGACGGAAGCAAACTTCCCTCGTTTTGCTTCTGTGACGAAAAAGTTCACTGTGTCAACGATAAAAAATACGGAGGTAGAGCAGCCGATGACTATAAAAAGACTT GTAATTGGTGTGCAGATGTTTTCAACAATCAATTTAAACACCGAGGCAATGCGAGTTGCTCTAGACGCTCCCAAGTTGTGGTGAACACAGCCTGTGAAGGTTATGATGGGTTCATGTGCAGTGTCATAAAAACACGTGTATGCACTTTAACAGATAAACGGCAAAATCTAAAACCATGCAGCAGGTCAAATTTAATGGAATGTTTCATGAAATCGAAACAATCCGGAAAATATTACCATTGCCAACATTTCAAGG ATTCCAATGTCGAAGAAAGAAAAGACCTTAAAACGTGTAACCTGGATGCTACCCCTTGA